A DNA window from Enterobacter asburiae contains the following coding sequences:
- the pcoS gene encoding copper resistance membrane spanning protein PcoS translates to MRFKISLTTRLSLIFSAVMLTVWWLSSFILISTLNGYFDNQDRDFLAGKLQLTEEFLKTETFRNKTDIKSLSEKINDAMVGHNGLFISIKNMENEKIVELYAKNSVVPAVLLNKSGDILDYMIQTEENNTVYRSISRRVAVTPEQGKSKHVIITVATDTGYHTLFMDKLSTWLFWFNIGLVFISVFLGWLTTRIGLKPLREMTSLASSMTVHSLDQRLNPDLAPPEISETMQEFNNMFDRLEGAFRKLSDFSSDIAHELRTPVSNLMMQTQFALAKERDVSHYREILFANLEELKRLSRMTSDMLFLARSEHGLLRLDKHDVDLAAELNELRELFEPLADETGKTITVEGEGVVAGDSDMLRRAFSNLLSNAIKYSPDNTCTAIHLERDSDCVNVMITNTMSGQVPANLERLFDRFYRADSSRFYNTEGAGLGLSITRSIIHAHGGELSAEQQGREIVFKVRLLMD, encoded by the coding sequence GTGAGGTTCAAAATTTCCCTGACCACACGCCTGAGCCTGATTTTTTCTGCGGTGATGCTTACGGTATGGTGGTTATCAAGTTTTATCCTGATTAGCACCCTTAATGGCTATTTCGATAATCAGGACCGCGATTTTCTGGCAGGTAAACTTCAGCTCACCGAAGAGTTTCTTAAAACAGAGACGTTCCGGAACAAAACGGATATTAAGTCATTATCAGAAAAAATAAACGATGCGATGGTAGGGCACAATGGTTTATTCATTTCTATAAAAAACATGGAAAATGAAAAAATTGTTGAACTCTATGCCAAAAATTCTGTTGTTCCAGCGGTCCTGCTTAATAAGTCGGGTGATATTCTCGACTATATGATCCAGACGGAAGAAAATAACACCGTGTACCGCAGTATCTCGCGGCGGGTTGCCGTGACGCCGGAACAGGGTAAAAGCAAACATGTCATCATTACGGTTGCCACGGATACTGGGTATCACACCCTGTTTATGGACAAACTCAGTACCTGGCTGTTCTGGTTCAATATCGGTCTGGTCTTTATTTCTGTTTTTCTGGGCTGGCTGACCACACGTATTGGTCTGAAACCGTTACGGGAAATGACCAGTCTGGCTTCCTCCATGACTGTACACAGCCTGGATCAGCGTCTAAATCCCGATCTGGCTCCGCCGGAAATCTCTGAGACCATGCAGGAGTTCAATAATATGTTTGATCGCCTGGAGGGGGCATTCCGGAAACTGTCAGATTTCTCGTCTGACATCGCGCATGAGCTGCGCACACCAGTCAGTAATCTGATGATGCAGACGCAGTTTGCACTGGCTAAGGAAAGGGATGTTTCGCATTACCGCGAAATTTTATTCGCTAACCTGGAAGAACTGAAAAGGTTGTCACGAATGACCAGTGACATGCTTTTTCTGGCACGTTCAGAGCATGGTCTGCTGCGGCTGGATAAACATGATGTGGATCTGGCAGCCGAACTGAATGAATTACGTGAGTTGTTCGAGCCCCTGGCAGACGAAACAGGAAAGACAATCACGGTTGAAGGAGAGGGCGTTGTTGCCGGAGACAGCGATATGCTCCGACGTGCTTTCAGTAACCTGCTTTCCAATGCAATCAAGTATTCTCCCGATAACACCTGTACAGCGATACACCTTGAGCGTGACAGTGACTGTGTGAACGTGATGATTACGAATACGATGTCCGGCCAGGTTCCCGCTAATCTGGAACGTTTGTTTGACCGGTTCTATCGCGCAGACTCATCAAGGTTCTACAACACGGAAGGCGCGGGGCTGGGATTATCAATTACAAGGTCGATCATTCATGCTCACGGCGGCGAGCTGTCAGCAGAACAGCAGGGGCGGGAAATTGTGTTCAAAGTGCGCCTGTTAATGGATTAA
- a CDS encoding RraA family protein encodes MSVNEKKPINRHFERVSAEDVRRAAEYQAAILADVAGRRGTLHGRIKPLAPHMSVAGPAITVEVRPGDNLAIHAAMAVAQPGDVLIVDGKGDLSCALLGEIMATQAQASGIAGIIIDGAVRDADTLSKGHYPVFSAGLNPCGPTKLISGRVNHPISVAGATVQAGDLVVADIDGVVVIPRDEVQEVIALAKEKLEMETRRLAAIREGDLRPHWLDDALRKAGMLSDEETL; translated from the coding sequence ATGTCCGTTAATGAAAAAAAACCGATTAATCGCCATTTCGAGCGCGTTTCTGCCGAGGACGTACGTCGGGCGGCCGAGTATCAGGCAGCTATTCTGGCCGACGTGGCCGGTCGCCGCGGTACGCTTCATGGCCGCATCAAACCGCTGGCCCCACACATGTCCGTTGCGGGTCCGGCCATCACCGTTGAAGTCCGCCCGGGTGATAATCTGGCGATTCATGCCGCGATGGCGGTGGCGCAGCCCGGCGATGTCCTGATCGTCGATGGCAAAGGCGACCTGAGCTGCGCGCTGCTTGGCGAAATCATGGCCACTCAGGCTCAGGCGAGCGGCATTGCGGGCATTATTATTGATGGCGCTGTACGTGACGCCGACACCCTGAGCAAAGGTCACTACCCCGTCTTTTCTGCCGGTTTGAACCCCTGCGGCCCGACAAAGTTAATTTCTGGCCGGGTTAATCATCCCATTTCAGTCGCCGGGGCGACGGTTCAGGCCGGGGATCTTGTTGTCGCGGATATCGACGGCGTGGTCGTCATCCCGCGCGATGAGGTTCAGGAGGTTATCGCTCTGGCAAAAGAAAAGCTGGAGATGGAGACCCGGCGTCTTGCCGCCATCCGTGAAGGCGATTTACGTCCACACTGGCTTGATGACGCGCTTCGTAAGGCAGGTATGTTGAGCGACGAGGAGACGCTGTGA
- the pcoD gene encoding copper resistance inner membrane protein PcoD, with translation MVIFGLPFFQIYGISGVRHETYNLTNFRSFITFAVVTGIILTGINMLLVSNAMSGVTDLRELSIHVIEMVIEETDVGISWIVRLCALFTTLGALFLYTNKRVLSCLLMTMSGGVALATLAWGGHAVMHDGLHYYLHLLSDLTHLGAAGAWTGALVAFAILLMRRNEHNAQSVIVISDSLAKFATAGTVIVVALILSALVNYLYIAEGNLTPLFNSSWGRILLAKTALFVLMLLLAAANRFHLGPRLEVMVREGNYDRSVALMRNSILTEFVVAIIILGAVAWLGMLAPSQVS, from the coding sequence ATGGTAATATTTGGATTGCCATTTTTTCAGATATATGGAATAAGCGGTGTCAGACATGAAACCTATAACCTGACTAATTTCAGGTCGTTTATAACCTTTGCTGTTGTTACAGGCATCATTCTTACTGGCATTAATATGCTCCTGGTATCTAATGCCATGAGTGGAGTAACTGACCTCAGAGAATTATCCATCCATGTTATCGAGATGGTGATAGAAGAAACTGATGTGGGTATTAGCTGGATTGTCAGGCTCTGTGCCCTGTTTACCACACTCGGTGCTTTGTTCCTTTACACTAATAAGAGAGTATTGTCCTGCCTGCTGATGACGATGAGTGGGGGCGTGGCGCTGGCTACACTTGCCTGGGGAGGACACGCCGTTATGCATGACGGTCTGCATTACTATCTCCATTTACTGAGCGATCTGACCCATCTCGGTGCTGCAGGTGCCTGGACAGGTGCTCTGGTTGCATTTGCTATCCTGCTGATGCGCAGAAACGAGCATAATGCACAGAGCGTCATTGTGATATCTGACTCCCTGGCAAAATTTGCCACGGCAGGAACGGTGATTGTTGTAGCCCTGATCCTGAGTGCGCTGGTCAACTATCTGTATATTGCTGAGGGTAACTTAACTCCCTTATTCAACAGTTCCTGGGGGAGGATATTGCTTGCCAAGACGGCTCTGTTTGTTCTGATGCTTCTTCTGGCTGCAGCAAACCGGTTTCACCTGGGTCCCCGGCTTGAAGTTATGGTCAGGGAAGGGAATTATGATCGCAGCGTTGCCCTGATGCGAAACAGCATCCTGACAGAATTCGTTGTTGCGATTATCATTCTGGGCGCCGTAGCGTGGCTCGGAATGCTTGCTCCGTCTCAGGTCAGCTAG
- the pcoR gene encoding copper response regulator transcription factor PcoR, translating into MQRILIVEDEQKTGRYLQQGLVEEGYQADLFNNGRDGLGAASKGQYDLIILDVMLPFLDGWQIISALRESGHEEPVLFLTAKDNVRDKVKGLELGADDYLIKPFDFTELVARVRTLLRRARSQAATVCTIADMTVDMVRRTVIRSGKKIHLTGKEYVLLELLLQRTGEVLPRSLISSLVWNMNFDSDTNVIDVAVRRLRSKIDDDFEPKLIHTVRGAGYVLEIREE; encoded by the coding sequence ATGCAGCGTATTTTAATCGTTGAAGACGAACAAAAAACAGGTCGTTACCTGCAGCAGGGACTGGTTGAGGAAGGCTATCAGGCCGATCTCTTTAATAATGGCCGCGATGGTCTCGGGGCCGCGTCGAAGGGACAGTATGATTTGATAATACTGGACGTGATGCTGCCTTTCCTCGACGGGTGGCAAATCATCAGCGCACTGAGGGAGTCCGGGCACGAAGAACCGGTCCTGTTTTTAACCGCAAAGGACAACGTGCGGGACAAAGTGAAAGGACTGGAGCTTGGCGCAGATGACTACCTGATTAAGCCCTTTGATTTTACGGAGCTGGTTGCACGTGTAAGAACCCTACTGCGCCGGGCACGCTCGCAGGCCGCAACAGTCTGCACCATCGCCGATATGACCGTTGATATGGTGCGCCGGACCGTGATCCGTTCGGGGAAGAAGATCCATCTCACCGGTAAAGAATACGTTCTGCTTGAGTTGCTGCTGCAACGCACCGGAGAAGTGTTACCCAGGAGTCTTATCTCGTCCCTGGTCTGGAACATGAATTTTGACAGTGATACGAATGTGATTGATGTCGCCGTGAGACGTCTGAGAAGTAAAATTGATGATGACTTTGAGCCAAAACTGATCCATACCGTTCGCGGTGCCGGATATGTCCTGGAGATCAGAGAAGAGTGA
- a CDS encoding potassium channel family protein has product MQLLSIIILLTLTVVIHSLWMFGVLKFIKLEVDSAVRIVLRNVGIVISMIFAHLLEAGLFAAFYFVIDAFNDWNTSFYFSLVSYATVGYGDVTLPQHWRLIGGVEGLVGALMVGWSVAVLVAVLQRLRGMSA; this is encoded by the coding sequence ATGCAGCTACTCAGTATTATTATTTTGCTTACCCTTACCGTGGTGATCCATTCGCTGTGGATGTTTGGCGTTTTAAAGTTCATCAAATTAGAAGTCGATTCGGCGGTACGCATCGTTTTACGCAATGTCGGTATCGTGATCTCCATGATCTTCGCCCACCTCCTTGAGGCCGGACTGTTTGCTGCGTTTTATTTTGTCATCGACGCGTTTAATGACTGGAACACCAGCTTCTATTTTTCACTGGTCAGCTACGCTACCGTGGGATACGGCGACGTCACGTTACCCCAGCACTGGCGGCTCATCGGCGGGGTGGAAGGGCTGGTGGGCGCGTTGATGGTGGGCTGGTCTGTCGCGGTTCTGGTGGCGGTGCTGCAGCGTTTGCGCGGCATGAGCGCCTAA
- a CDS encoding TerC/Alx family metal homeostasis membrane protein: MSAAHLGFPTETVVVFVVMAVGAMFIDLFMHRHDKPVSLKSAAMWSIFWLMMAMAFAGFLYVHHGAEMASLFLTGYALEEVLSVDNLFVMMAIFAWFGVPDKYRHRVLYWGVLGAIVFRGIFVAIGTSLLSLGPYVEVIFALVVGWTAVMMLRRNEESDEVEDYSGHLAYRLVKRFYPVWPKISSNAFILTQKEVDAELEKPENQDVMVGRVKKAKRYATPLLLCVAVVELSDVMFAFDSVPAIIAVSREPLIIYSAMMFAILGLRTLYFVLEALKQYLVHLEKAVVLLLFFVAFKLGLNASDHFWHHGYSIGATASLFVVLGVLALGIIASVMFPGKREA, encoded by the coding sequence ATGTCTGCTGCTCATCTCGGTTTCCCGACGGAAACCGTTGTTGTCTTTGTGGTGATGGCCGTAGGGGCGATGTTTATCGACCTCTTTATGCACCGTCACGATAAACCCGTCTCGCTGAAAAGCGCGGCGATGTGGTCCATTTTCTGGCTCATGATGGCGATGGCCTTCGCCGGATTCCTGTATGTTCACCACGGCGCCGAGATGGCGAGCCTGTTCCTCACCGGCTACGCGCTGGAAGAGGTGCTCTCCGTCGATAACCTGTTTGTGATGATGGCAATCTTCGCCTGGTTCGGCGTGCCGGATAAGTACCGTCACCGCGTGCTCTACTGGGGCGTGCTGGGGGCGATAGTCTTCCGCGGCATCTTTGTGGCTATCGGCACCAGCCTGTTAAGCCTGGGGCCGTACGTTGAGGTGATCTTCGCGCTGGTCGTTGGCTGGACGGCGGTGATGATGCTCAGGCGCAATGAAGAGAGCGACGAAGTGGAAGATTACTCGGGTCATCTCGCCTATCGCCTGGTGAAGCGCTTCTATCCGGTCTGGCCGAAAATCAGCAGCAACGCCTTTATTCTGACCCAGAAAGAGGTGGATGCGGAGCTTGAAAAGCCGGAAAACCAGGACGTGATGGTCGGACGCGTGAAGAAGGCGAAGCGCTATGCGACGCCGCTGCTGCTTTGCGTAGCCGTCGTCGAACTCTCTGACGTCATGTTCGCGTTTGACTCCGTGCCGGCCATTATTGCCGTGAGCCGCGAGCCGCTGATTATCTACAGCGCCATGATGTTCGCCATTCTCGGCCTGCGTACGCTTTACTTCGTGCTGGAAGCGCTGAAGCAGTATCTGGTGCACCTCGAGAAAGCCGTGGTGCTGCTGCTGTTCTTCGTGGCGTTCAAGCTGGGGTTAAATGCCTCCGATCACTTCTGGCATCACGGTTACAGCATTGGCGCGACGGCCAGCCTGTTTGTGGTATTGGGCGTGCTGGCGCTGGGGATTATTGCGAGCGTGATGTTCCCGGGGAAACGTGAGGCCTGA
- the rcnR gene encoding Ni(II)/Co(II)-binding transcriptional repressor RcnR — MSHTIRDKQKLKARTSKIQGQVAALKKMLDEPHECAAVLQQIAAIRGAVNGLLREVIKGHLTEHIVHESEEQKREEDLDVVLKVLDSYIK, encoded by the coding sequence ATGTCACATACCATCCGCGATAAACAAAAACTGAAAGCACGTACAAGCAAGATCCAGGGGCAGGTTGCTGCGCTGAAAAAAATGCTTGATGAACCTCACGAATGTGCCGCTGTACTGCAACAAATAGCCGCCATACGTGGTGCCGTGAATGGTTTATTGCGTGAAGTGATTAAAGGACATTTGACTGAACATATTGTTCATGAAAGTGAAGAACAGAAACGAGAAGAAGACCTGGACGTTGTGCTGAAGGTTCTGGATTCTTACATCAAGTGA
- a CDS encoding MFS transporter, with product MTEHLRNGATATEDIERETMRKVIWRILPFLIVSYLVSIIDRGNIGMASLQMNEDLGLSKAAFGFASSLYFVAYFLFEVPSNLAMQKVGARLWIPRIMISWGIVSMCMALVQNTTSLYIVRFLLGAAEAGFFPGVVLYLTWWIPSRYRARIIASFMVAIPLANFIGSPLSGLILSLDGWLGLRGWHLLFIIEGLPAVLLGIAAWFILRDRPHQASWLSDEQKKWLETTLETERSQQKNIGHQTTWQLLKHRQIWLMALIYAGASSAGTTISVWSPQLLKSFHLDNLETGLFNAIPYGLASVLMIVWGRNSDRTNERRWHTALTLFMIAAGVFAAFVSVSLSATIVILSIMLIGAYSMKGPFWALASGWMSSTSAAAGLAAIGAIANLIGGAVMVNAYGIINERTGSYTLAMLPLAALCVAGGIAVLIMGRQARRAQLHEKQVTH from the coding sequence ATGACAGAACATTTACGTAACGGCGCTACCGCCACCGAGGACATAGAAAGAGAGACGATGCGGAAGGTGATCTGGCGTATTCTCCCGTTTCTGATTGTCAGTTACCTGGTCTCCATTATCGATCGCGGGAATATCGGCATGGCTTCGCTGCAGATGAATGAGGACCTTGGCCTCAGCAAAGCCGCGTTTGGCTTCGCCAGCAGTCTTTATTTCGTGGCCTATTTTTTGTTTGAAGTACCCAGCAACCTGGCCATGCAGAAAGTCGGCGCCCGGCTGTGGATCCCGCGCATTATGATCAGCTGGGGCATCGTCTCCATGTGTATGGCCCTGGTGCAGAACACCACGTCGCTCTATATCGTCCGTTTTCTTCTCGGTGCTGCAGAGGCGGGCTTCTTCCCGGGCGTCGTGCTGTATCTGACCTGGTGGATCCCGTCCCGCTACCGCGCACGCATTATTGCGTCCTTTATGGTCGCCATCCCGCTCGCTAACTTCATCGGCTCCCCGCTTTCCGGGTTGATACTGTCACTGGATGGCTGGCTGGGTCTTCGCGGCTGGCATCTGCTGTTCATTATTGAAGGCTTGCCGGCGGTGCTGCTGGGTATTGCAGCCTGGTTTATTCTCCGGGATCGCCCTCATCAGGCGAGCTGGCTCAGTGATGAACAGAAAAAGTGGCTGGAAACCACGCTTGAGACCGAGCGTAGCCAGCAAAAGAACATTGGACACCAGACGACGTGGCAGTTGCTAAAGCATCGTCAGATCTGGCTGATGGCGCTGATTTACGCGGGTGCATCTTCCGCGGGCACCACCATCAGCGTCTGGTCTCCTCAACTGCTGAAATCCTTCCATCTGGATAACCTTGAGACAGGTCTGTTTAACGCCATTCCTTACGGTCTGGCATCGGTTCTGATGATTGTATGGGGACGGAATTCCGATCGTACCAACGAACGCCGCTGGCATACCGCACTCACGCTGTTCATGATTGCCGCAGGTGTGTTCGCCGCCTTTGTAAGCGTCTCGCTGTCTGCCACGATCGTTATCCTGAGCATTATGCTGATAGGCGCTTATTCAATGAAAGGGCCTTTCTGGGCGCTGGCGTCCGGTTGGATGAGCAGTACCTCAGCGGCGGCGGGACTGGCCGCGATTGGCGCCATCGCAAACCTGATAGGTGGGGCGGTGATGGTAAACGCGTACGGCATTATCAATGAGCGGACAGGCAGCTACACGCTGGCAATGCTTCCGCTGGCCGCGCTGTGCGTGGCCGGGGGTATCGCGGTGCTCATTATGGGGCGGCAGGCCCGCCGCGCTCAGCTACACGAAAAACAGGTCACGCATTAA
- a CDS encoding HAD family hydrolase, producing MTNMIADETVAKSSVLSVFDFDGTLTHHDSFIPFLRFAFGKRYFAGRLVRMALPTLHCVRRKLTRDELKEVLIKTFLTGVDEHWLRQQAEAFCEKYWNKLMRPEGVLAVAAEVNSGAEVTICSASPALVLQPWADKLGIKLIGTQLEVKDGKLTGRITGNNCRCAQKVARLEKVYGDLNAYHLRAWGDTRGDHELLAAAQDPHWRHFHHPRKRRNSPIKG from the coding sequence ATGACCAATATGATTGCCGACGAGACGGTGGCTAAATCCAGCGTGCTCTCTGTCTTCGACTTTGACGGGACATTAACGCACCACGACAGCTTTATTCCTTTCCTGCGTTTTGCCTTCGGCAAACGTTACTTCGCGGGCCGCCTGGTGCGCATGGCGCTGCCTACGCTGCACTGCGTGCGTCGCAAGCTGACGCGCGATGAGCTGAAGGAAGTGCTGATTAAAACCTTCCTGACGGGCGTGGATGAACACTGGCTGCGCCAGCAGGCGGAAGCCTTTTGCGAAAAATACTGGAACAAGCTGATGCGCCCCGAAGGGGTTCTGGCGGTGGCGGCTGAGGTGAATTCCGGTGCGGAAGTGACCATCTGCTCTGCGTCCCCGGCGCTGGTGCTCCAGCCGTGGGCTGACAAACTGGGCATTAAGCTGATTGGCACGCAGCTGGAAGTGAAAGACGGCAAGCTGACGGGGCGCATCACGGGCAATAACTGCCGCTGCGCCCAGAAGGTGGCAAGGCTGGAAAAAGTGTATGGCGATCTGAACGCCTATCATCTGCGCGCCTGGGGCGACACCCGCGGAGACCACGAGCTGCTGGCGGCGGCGCAGGATCCGCACTGGCGGCACTTCCACCACCCGCGCAAGCGCCGGAATTCACCGATTAAGGGTTAG
- a CDS encoding IclR family transcriptional regulator: protein MGNEGVVAVEKALALLDCFRPGDESLTLTALAQLSGYHKTTVYRLMNSLERMNYVVRHEDGNYALGPRLLYLGKLYEQSFHLSRVVQPELQALSLASQESASWYVLEGGQRLCLFRAEASHGLRHSNLPGSQFPLDNSAISKVLRHWGLNESLPEGDAELPFYTSGARDPHTAAFAMPVFGVHDKLVAALALTGPISRLTEDRREKEIGQLMKAAASRLSQKMGASKPFCQQFFGETSDAAEENL from the coding sequence ATGGGGAATGAAGGCGTTGTAGCGGTTGAAAAAGCGCTGGCTTTACTGGATTGCTTCCGTCCTGGAGATGAGAGCCTGACGCTGACCGCGCTGGCACAGCTGTCGGGTTATCACAAAACCACGGTTTACCGCTTGATGAATTCTCTTGAACGGATGAATTACGTCGTCAGGCATGAAGACGGCAATTATGCGCTGGGCCCACGTCTGCTTTACCTCGGCAAGCTGTATGAACAATCTTTCCATCTTTCCCGGGTGGTTCAGCCAGAGCTTCAGGCCTTATCCCTGGCGTCTCAGGAGAGTGCCAGCTGGTATGTGCTGGAGGGAGGGCAGCGGCTTTGCCTGTTTCGCGCTGAAGCGTCGCATGGCCTGCGACACAGCAATCTTCCCGGCAGCCAGTTCCCGCTCGATAATTCGGCCATCAGTAAGGTATTACGCCATTGGGGGCTCAATGAAAGCCTGCCGGAGGGAGACGCTGAACTCCCATTCTACACGTCAGGCGCGCGCGACCCCCATACCGCTGCGTTTGCGATGCCTGTCTTCGGCGTTCACGACAAGCTGGTTGCGGCGTTAGCCCTGACCGGCCCCATCTCGCGGCTGACGGAAGATCGTCGTGAGAAGGAAATAGGGCAGTTGATGAAGGCGGCTGCAAGCCGTCTGTCGCAGAAAATGGGCGCCAGCAAGCCCTTCTGTCAGCAGTTCTTTGGTGAAACGAGCGACGCGGCGGAAGAAAATCTTTAA
- a CDS encoding NAD(P)-dependent oxidoreductase — translation MGGKDVVLVTGSDLAEQAMVMLQGFEVVFAGRQPTEDDLIALCKRHNPVAILVRYGRITEKVMDAAPALQVISKHGSGIDVIDQTAAAERNIAVRAAPGANAAAVAEHTWALILACAKSVVPLDKRLRDGHWDKATHKSIELEGLTLGLIGLGAIGSRVATIGHAFGMKVLAYDPYAKTMPALCERAETLNGLLSRSDVISLHCPLTDENRGMINSETLAHCKRNAILVNTARGGLIHDESLLAALRDGTLHSAALDSFTHEPLTAPHLWQSVENVVISPHIGGVTAASYIRMGTVAASNILAVTDVTTVSS, via the coding sequence ATGGGGGGCAAAGACGTAGTGCTGGTTACCGGAAGCGACCTGGCGGAGCAGGCCATGGTGATGTTACAGGGCTTTGAGGTAGTGTTTGCGGGCCGCCAGCCCACAGAAGATGACCTGATCGCGCTGTGTAAACGACACAATCCTGTGGCGATCCTGGTACGTTACGGCAGGATCACCGAGAAAGTTATGGATGCCGCCCCGGCTTTGCAGGTTATTTCCAAGCACGGAAGCGGGATCGATGTGATAGACCAGACGGCAGCGGCCGAGCGCAACATCGCCGTCCGGGCTGCGCCAGGCGCAAACGCGGCGGCAGTGGCTGAACATACCTGGGCGCTGATCCTCGCCTGCGCAAAGTCAGTGGTGCCTCTGGACAAGCGGCTGCGAGACGGGCACTGGGATAAGGCGACGCATAAATCCATTGAACTGGAGGGCTTAACGTTAGGGCTAATTGGGTTGGGTGCTATCGGCTCGCGCGTGGCGACTATTGGTCATGCTTTCGGCATGAAGGTGCTGGCTTACGATCCCTATGCTAAGACTATGCCTGCCCTGTGCGAACGCGCAGAAACGCTGAACGGACTTCTTTCCCGTTCCGATGTCATCTCTTTGCACTGTCCGCTGACCGATGAGAATCGGGGGATGATCAATAGCGAAACGCTCGCACACTGCAAGCGGAACGCAATTCTGGTCAATACGGCACGCGGTGGGCTGATCCACGATGAGTCGTTACTGGCGGCGCTCAGGGATGGCACGCTGCACAGCGCCGCGCTGGACAGCTTTACCCACGAGCCGCTGACCGCGCCGCACCTCTGGCAGTCCGTAGAAAACGTGGTTATTTCACCGCATATTGGCGGCGTTACCGCAGCGTCATATATCAGGATGGGGACCGTGGCCGCGAGCAATATTCTTGCTGTGACAGACGTCACCACCGTCAGCTCGTAA
- a CDS encoding nickel/cobalt efflux protein RcnA: MNEFTTLLQQGNAWFFIPSAILLGALHGLEPGHSKTMMAAFIIAIKGTVRQAVMLGVAATLSHTAVVWLIAFGGMYISNKFTAESAEPWLQMVSSVIILGTAFWMFWRTWSGEKNWLEGMQENEHHHHDETRLIDTGHGKVELSIFEEGQLPHWRLRTLSGQRWASEDISLTTLRENSTISQTFEFVDHGDYLESTSPIPEPHSFNVRLSLGHRGHVHDYDVAFAEHDHDHDHSELDGLDVNSKEYQDAHELAHANDIKRRFDGKEVTNGQILIFGLTGGLIPCPAAITVLLICLQLKALTLGATLVVCFSIGLALTLVTVGVGAAISVRQVAKRWSGFNTIARRAPYISSALIAAVGIYMGIHGWNGLVH; the protein is encoded by the coding sequence ATGAACGAATTTACGACACTTCTTCAGCAAGGCAACGCATGGTTTTTCATCCCCAGCGCCATTCTGCTTGGCGCGCTTCATGGACTGGAGCCCGGGCACTCCAAAACAATGATGGCAGCATTCATCATTGCTATAAAAGGCACCGTACGTCAGGCCGTGATGCTGGGTGTCGCGGCAACATTGTCGCACACTGCAGTCGTATGGCTGATTGCTTTTGGAGGGATGTATATCAGTAATAAATTTACCGCAGAATCAGCCGAACCCTGGCTACAGATGGTCTCTTCAGTGATCATCCTTGGTACGGCTTTTTGGATGTTCTGGCGAACCTGGAGCGGTGAGAAAAACTGGCTGGAGGGAATGCAGGAGAATGAACATCATCACCATGACGAAACAAGGTTGATCGATACTGGCCATGGAAAAGTTGAACTGTCCATTTTTGAAGAAGGACAACTTCCCCACTGGCGGCTACGCACTCTTAGTGGCCAAAGATGGGCTTCTGAAGATATCTCATTAACCACACTTCGGGAAAACAGTACGATCTCTCAGACTTTTGAATTTGTTGATCATGGTGATTATCTGGAGTCAACATCTCCCATCCCTGAGCCTCACAGTTTCAACGTACGTCTGTCTCTGGGACATCGTGGTCATGTCCATGACTATGATGTGGCGTTCGCTGAACACGACCATGACCATGACCACTCTGAGCTTGATGGGCTGGATGTGAATTCGAAAGAGTATCAGGACGCTCACGAACTGGCTCATGCCAATGACATAAAACGCCGCTTCGACGGGAAAGAAGTAACCAACGGGCAAATCCTGATATTTGGACTGACAGGAGGGCTTATCCCTTGCCCGGCAGCTATAACTGTATTGTTGATCTGCCTTCAGCTTAAAGCGCTTACGCTGGGTGCCACACTGGTTGTTTGTTTCAGTATCGGCCTGGCATTGACCCTCGTAACGGTTGGAGTGGGTGCGGCGATCAGCGTTCGTCAGGTCGCCAAACGCTGGAGTGGCTTCAATACCATCGCCAGAAGAGCCCCCTATATTTCAAGCGCCCTGATTGCTGCTGTTGGGATTTACATGGGTATACATGGCTGGAATGGGCTGGTGCATTAA